The proteins below come from a single Malus sylvestris chromosome 3, drMalSylv7.2, whole genome shotgun sequence genomic window:
- the LOC126615500 gene encoding uncharacterized protein LOC126615500, with amino-acid sequence MERFFKRKSSSGSGSSNNVDSSNTVGSSRTPSSRQSQLDGVLGNLEADPGLRTRIIDYDANMRDEVRRSYLQKGPCQPRGHNFPITDMSGINRRFIPQWFDEFDWLEYSISKDAAFCLYCYLFKTNFAQVGSETFTGDGFKTWKKGRERFKMHVGPIGSVHNKAREAATNLMNQATHIETAVSKHSDQARKAYRTCLNASIKCTKFLLRQGLPFRGHDESATSSNMGNYLELLQFIADNNDKVREVVMENAPGNLRLVAPSIQKEILNSCALETLDAIMDGLKDRFFSILVDEARDVSVKEQMAMVLRYVDDNGHVIERFVGIQHVANTTSSSLKDVIDTLFSRNDLSISKLRGQGYDGASNMRAKKNIDIASFFATANNVVNHVGASCKRRDLLREQLQEELVIAFENDCLITGRGLNQETSLKRAGDTRWNSHYGTLISIISMFSSVVHVLQMVIDDNLNDSAGEANKLMRDIRTFEFVFHLFLMKVILGLTNDLSQALQRKDQEIVNAMALVKSCKEKLHWMRNNGFDALVDEVSSFCEKHYIEVPNMEEAFILPGRS; translated from the exons atggaacggttttttaagagaaagtcaTCATCGGGTTCGGGTAGTTCGAATAATGTTGATAGTTCAAATACTGTTGGTAGTTCAAGAACTCCAAGTTCAAGACAAAGTCAATTAGATGGTGTTTTGGGTAATCTTGAAGCGGATCCTGGATTGAGAACTCGAATAATAGATTATGATGCTAATATGAGAGATGAGGTCCGAAGATCATATCTACAAAAAGGACCTTGTCAACCTAGAGGTCATAATTTCCCAATAACTGATATGTCGGGAATTAATCGACGCTTCATTCCCCAAtggtttgatgagtttgattggttggagtatagtataTCTAAAGATGCGGCATTTTGTCTATATTGCTATctctttaaaaccaattttgcACAAGTGGGTAGTGAAACTTTCACTGGAGATGGATTTAAGACttggaagaaagggagagaaagatttaaGATGCATGTTGGACCGATTGGGAGTGTTCATAATAAGGCTAGAGAAGCTgctacaaatttgatgaatcaagCTACACATATTGAAACGGCAGTGAGCAAACACTCCGACCAAGCTCGTAAGGCTTATCGCACATGCTTGAATGCATCAATCAAGTGCACTAAGTTTTTATTGCGACAAGGTCTTCCTTTTCGTGGCCATGATGAAAGTGCCACTTCAAGCAATATGGGAAATTACTTGGAGCTATTGCAATTCATTGCagataataatgataaagttaGAGAAGTTGTGATGGAAAATGCTCCGGGGAATCTTAGATTAGTAGCTCCTAGCATTCAAAAAGAAATTTTGAATTCATGTGCCCTTGAAACACTTGATGCTATCATGGATGGTCTAAAAGATAGATTCTTTTCAATATTGGTGGATGAAGCACGTGATGTGTCGGTGAAAGAGCAAATGGCTATGGTGTTGCGTTATGTGGATGACAACGGGCATGTAATTGAAAGATTTGTGGGTATCCAACATGTTGCCAACACTACTTCAAGTTCACTAAAGGATGTTATTGACACATTATTTTCTCGCAACGATTTGAGCATTTCCAAGCTACGAGGACAAGGTTATGATGGTGCTAGCAATATGAGAG CAAAGAAGAATATAGACATTGCCTCTTTTTTTGCAACGGCTAATAATGTGGTTAATCATGTTGGAGCATCTTGTAAGCGACGTGATTTACTTAGAGAGCAACTTCAAGAAGAGCTTGTGATAGCTTTTGAAAATGATTGTCTTATAACGGGGCGAGgcttaaatcaagaaacaagtcTCAAACGTGCCGGTGACACACGATGGAACTCACACTATGGTACCTTGATTAGCATCATTTCCATGTTTTCATCCGTGGTTCATGTGCTTCAAATGGTTATTGATGATAATCTCAATGACAGTGCGGGTGAagcaaataagttaatgagagATATACGtacttttgagtttgtgtttcaccttttcttgatgaaagTCATATTAGGACTCACAAATGATTtgtcacaagcattgcaaaggaaagatcaagaaattgtgaatgcaatggcgTTAGTGAAATCATGCAAGGAAAAGTTACATTGGATGAGGAATAATGGGTTCGATGCATTAGTTGATGAAgtatcttctttttgtgaaaaacattatATTGAGGTTCCTAACATGGAAGAGGCATTTATACTTCCAGGGAGGTCGTAA